In Pedobacter sp. W3I1, one DNA window encodes the following:
- the queA gene encoding tRNA preQ1(34) S-adenosylmethionine ribosyltransferase-isomerase QueA — protein MKLSQFKFNLPESLVANNPAEQRDEARLMVLHKDSGKIEHKIFKDVLGYFDDKDVMILNNTKVFPARLYGNKEKTGATIEVFLLRELNKELRLWDVLVDPARKIRVGNKLYFGDDDLLVAEVVDNTTSRGRTIRFLFEGTDEEFRKNVEILGETPLPKYIKRKATAEDKERYQTIFAKHEGAVAAPTAGLHFSRELMKRLELKGVEFAEVTLHVGLGTFRTVEVEDLTKHKMDSEQFIIEQKDANIVNKALEEKRKICAVGTTSMRAIESAVSANRTLKAANDWTSKFIFPPYDFNIANSMITNFHTPESTLLMMVSAFGGYENVMNAYEVAVKEKYKFYSYGDAMLII, from the coding sequence ATGAAATTATCACAATTCAAATTCAACTTACCTGAATCATTAGTAGCCAATAATCCGGCAGAACAACGCGACGAAGCGCGCCTAATGGTTTTACACAAAGACAGCGGTAAAATTGAACATAAAATTTTTAAAGACGTTTTAGGTTATTTCGATGACAAAGACGTAATGATATTAAACAACACTAAGGTTTTTCCTGCCCGTTTATATGGCAATAAAGAAAAAACAGGTGCAACCATCGAGGTTTTCTTGCTACGTGAATTAAACAAGGAATTACGTTTATGGGATGTTTTGGTAGACCCGGCGCGTAAAATCCGTGTAGGTAATAAATTATACTTTGGCGACGACGATTTATTGGTTGCCGAGGTTGTAGATAATACTACATCACGTGGCCGTACTATCCGTTTCTTATTTGAAGGTACTGACGAAGAATTCAGAAAAAACGTTGAAATTTTAGGTGAAACCCCTCTTCCTAAGTATATTAAGCGTAAAGCTACCGCCGAGGATAAAGAACGTTATCAAACTATTTTCGCTAAACACGAAGGTGCAGTAGCTGCTCCAACTGCAGGTTTACACTTCAGTCGTGAGTTAATGAAACGCCTTGAACTTAAAGGTGTAGAATTTGCAGAAGTAACGCTACACGTAGGTTTAGGAACTTTCAGAACTGTTGAGGTTGAAGATTTAACCAAACACAAAATGGATTCTGAGCAGTTTATTATCGAGCAAAAAGATGCAAACATCGTAAACAAGGCTTTAGAGGAAAAAAGAAAAATCTGTGCGGTGGGTACTACTTCTATGCGTGCTATTGAATCGGCTGTTTCTGCAAACAGAACATTAAAAGCAGCTAACGACTGGACCAGTAAGTTTATCTTCCCTCCTTACGATTTTAATATTGCAAACTCCATGATTACCAATTTCCACACACCAGAATCTACTTTATTGATGATGGTAAGTGCATTTGGCGGGTATGAGAACGTTATGAATGCGTACGAAGTTGCAGTAAAAGAAAAATATAAATTTTACAGCTATGGCGATGCCATGCTAATTATATAA
- a CDS encoding NUDIX domain-containing protein, whose translation MSYFNVRVYGLLINQNNEVLVSDEEEYGFRFSKFPGGGLEFGEGLIDGLKREFMEECGAEIEVLSHFYTTDFFEKSSFNDSQVISVYYIVSEKAPLQLAFKDTIYDFDGEGEILQAFRWVKIEDLNIEDITFKTDKTVTQLLKNQYSVKL comes from the coding sequence ATGAGCTACTTTAATGTTAGGGTTTATGGATTGTTAATTAACCAGAATAATGAGGTTTTGGTGAGTGATGAAGAGGAATATGGCTTTCGTTTCAGTAAGTTTCCTGGTGGCGGATTAGAGTTTGGTGAAGGTTTAATTGATGGATTAAAACGTGAGTTTATGGAAGAGTGTGGTGCTGAAATTGAAGTATTATCTCATTTTTATACCACAGATTTTTTTGAAAAATCATCATTTAACGATAGCCAGGTTATTAGCGTGTATTATATTGTTAGCGAAAAAGCCCCTTTGCAATTGGCTTTTAAAGATACCATTTACGATTTCGACGGAGAAGGTGAAATTCTTCAGGCTTTTAGGTGGGTGAAAATTGAAGATTTAAATATTGAAGATATCACCTTTAAGACAGACAAAACCGTCACTCAGCTTTTAAAAAATCAATATTCAGTTAAATTATAA
- the bioA gene encoding adenosylmethionine--8-amino-7-oxononanoate transaminase: protein MIPDSSKLYTPSSQLNLTERDQKVIWHPYTQMKNALLHIPIVRGEGVYVFDENGKRYIDAVSSWWVNIHGHSHPYIAQKVAEQLHVLEHVIFAGFTHEPAVLLAERLLPILPGKQDKVFYTDNGSTAVEVALKMCLQYWDNKGTPKTKILAFKNAYHGDTFGAMSVSGRSIFTDAFNSLLFDVEFIDLPNEDNILALQTRISQLQTEVACFIFEPLILGSGGMLMYEAKYLDQLLSACKEAEILTIADEVMTGFGRTGTYFACEKLMNKPDIICLSKGLTGGTMPLGVTTCTKEIFEAFLSDDKLKTLYHGHSFTANPIACVASLASLDILLKSETLQNIKRVEAKHAVFLKEIKAHPKVKAIRQTGTIIAIEWETGNETSYLSNLRNVLYAYFLDKGIILRPLGNIIYILPPYIISDEDLEYIYAAIKSALEEV, encoded by the coding sequence ATGATTCCCGATTCGTCCAAACTCTATACTCCAAGCTCCCAACTCAATTTAACTGAACGCGATCAAAAGGTCATCTGGCATCCTTATACCCAAATGAAGAATGCGCTACTCCACATTCCGATTGTTAGGGGCGAGGGCGTTTATGTGTTTGATGAAAATGGAAAAAGATATATCGATGCGGTTTCATCCTGGTGGGTTAATATTCATGGTCATTCACACCCTTATATTGCACAAAAAGTAGCAGAACAGCTCCATGTGCTGGAGCACGTAATTTTTGCAGGTTTTACGCATGAGCCCGCTGTATTGCTTGCAGAAAGGCTTTTGCCCATATTGCCAGGCAAACAAGATAAAGTTTTTTATACTGATAACGGATCAACGGCGGTAGAAGTAGCCTTAAAAATGTGCCTGCAGTACTGGGACAATAAAGGCACACCAAAAACGAAAATCTTGGCCTTTAAAAATGCCTATCATGGTGATACTTTCGGTGCCATGTCTGTTAGTGGCCGCAGTATTTTTACTGATGCTTTTAATAGTTTATTATTTGATGTCGAGTTTATCGATCTGCCTAACGAAGATAATATTTTGGCTCTCCAAACTAGAATCTCCCAACTCCAAACTGAGGTGGCTTGTTTTATCTTCGAGCCACTTATTCTAGGATCTGGTGGAATGCTCATGTACGAGGCTAAATATTTGGATCAACTTTTATCAGCTTGCAAAGAAGCAGAAATCTTAACTATTGCCGATGAGGTAATGACGGGTTTTGGTAGAACGGGAACTTACTTCGCCTGCGAGAAATTAATGAATAAGCCTGACATTATTTGTTTAAGCAAAGGTTTAACAGGCGGAACAATGCCTTTAGGCGTAACCACTTGTACAAAGGAGATCTTTGAAGCATTTTTAAGTGATGATAAATTAAAAACGCTTTACCATGGGCACTCTTTTACCGCAAACCCGATTGCTTGTGTTGCTTCTTTAGCGAGTTTAGATATTTTACTAAAAAGCGAAACGCTTCAGAATATCAAACGGGTAGAAGCCAAACATGCTGTTTTTCTGAAAGAAATTAAAGCGCATCCTAAAGTTAAAGCCATTAGGCAAACGGGAACCATTATTGCAATTGAGTGGGAAACAGGAAATGAAACTTCTTATTTAAGTAATCTACGTAATGTATTGTATGCTTACTTTTTAGATAAGGGAATTATATTGCGGCCATTGGGAAATATTATCTATATTCTTCCTCCATATATAATCAGCGATGAAGATCTGGAATATATTTATGCAGCGATAAAATCGGCTTTAGAAGAAGTATAA
- a CDS encoding helix-turn-helix transcriptional regulator → MRRDVFQAIADPTRREIINLIAHHTLNLNAIAENFNMSRPAISQHIKVLTECGLVEITQQGRERYCNIQFQKLAEVSKWVEQYRTFWTSKLDALEIHLSKETKSK, encoded by the coding sequence ATGAGAAGAGATGTATTTCAGGCCATTGCCGATCCTACCCGAAGAGAAATCATCAACCTGATTGCTCATCATACTTTAAACCTAAACGCCATAGCCGAAAATTTCAATATGAGCCGTCCTGCCATTTCACAGCACATTAAAGTTTTAACGGAATGCGGTTTGGTAGAAATTACACAACAAGGCCGTGAACGGTACTGTAATATACAATTTCAAAAACTCGCAGAAGTATCTAAATGGGTAGAACAATACCGTACTTTTTGGACAAGCAAATTAGACGCTTTAGAAATACACTTATCAAAAGAAACTAAATCAAAATAA
- a CDS encoding cation diffusion facilitator family transporter: MSVKKKAIIISLVVSVVLMLAKFVAYFITGSNAILTDAAESIVNVIAGSFAFYSIYLSTQPRDENHPYGHGKVEFFSAFVEGILILIAGVVIIFKSSYNLIYPHVVGELLTGTLIIGITGLINLIVGLYLINVGKDEHSVTLQADGKHLLTDTYTSGAIVIGLILIQLTNIIWLDSLLSFLVGFYIIYSGYKLTRGSVGGLMDESDFTLVEEVVDVLQKNRHNPWIDVHNLRTQQYGPEFHIDCHVTLPYYFDLNKVHREISQIDELINKNGFRKAELFIHADPCLPACCHYCHMSECPVRAEAFRKEIVWTPEIVIKNKKHFENELL, translated from the coding sequence GTGTCGGTAAAAAAGAAAGCAATAATAATTTCTCTGGTGGTGAGTGTGGTGCTGATGTTGGCCAAGTTTGTTGCGTATTTTATTACGGGTTCAAATGCGATCTTAACAGATGCGGCAGAGAGTATTGTAAACGTAATTGCAGGCAGTTTTGCCTTTTATAGTATCTACCTTAGTACGCAACCCCGAGACGAAAATCATCCTTATGGACATGGAAAAGTTGAGTTTTTCTCCGCCTTTGTTGAAGGGATATTGATTCTGATTGCGGGAGTGGTTATTATTTTCAAATCATCGTACAACCTTATCTATCCTCATGTGGTGGGTGAGCTATTAACCGGAACGTTAATTATTGGTATTACGGGCCTGATTAATCTGATTGTTGGCCTATACCTTATAAACGTAGGTAAAGATGAACATTCGGTTACTTTGCAGGCTGATGGCAAACATTTGTTAACTGATACCTATACCAGTGGCGCGATTGTTATTGGCTTAATATTAATTCAATTAACAAATATTATTTGGCTAGATAGCCTACTTTCTTTTTTAGTAGGCTTTTATATCATTTATTCTGGTTATAAACTTACCCGTGGTTCGGTGGGTGGCTTAATGGATGAAAGTGATTTTACCCTTGTTGAAGAAGTAGTTGATGTGTTGCAAAAGAACAGACACAACCCCTGGATCGATGTGCACAATCTGCGTACGCAGCAGTATGGCCCTGAATTTCATATTGATTGCCACGTAACCTTGCCGTATTATTTTGATTTAAATAAAGTTCACCGCGAAATTTCACAGATTGATGAACTGATCAACAAAAATGGCTTTCGTAAAGCAGAGCTTTTTATTCACGCAGATCCTTGCTTGCCCGCATGCTGTCATTATTGCCACATGAGCGAATGCCCTGTTAGGGCTGAGGCTTTTAGAAAAGAAATTGTGTGGACACCTGAAATCGTAATCAAAAATAAAAAGCATTTCGAAAATGAGCTACTTTAA
- a CDS encoding ABC transporter permease: MIIFRLIGESFRFAFDALRQNKLRTMLSLLAITIGIFTIIAVFSAVDTFRGKLQASVDKLGSNTIYIQKWPWSFGDNYPWWKYMNRPQPSLRDFEALRERIENAQGVTFEISTNDRTIKYRSNSVEGISVWAASHDFNKTWNFELQDGRYFTENESKNGSPVCILGSDIADGLFDGDAPVGKQVQILGRRLTVVGVFKKEGEDMLGTSLDKNVNIPIAFAKGVLDIQSERYGPQITVRGKDNVSLEEVESELQGLMRSIHRIKPGQEEDFALNKTTIISNQLDSMFKMVNIAGWVIGGFSILVGGFSIANIMFVSVKERTNIIGIQKSLGAKNYFILLQFIFESISLCILGGLLGLLLVFLLALGIGAATDFHIILGLNNIALGIGISIIIGTISGFWPAYSASRLDPVEAIRS; this comes from the coding sequence ATGATAATCTTTAGGCTAATAGGCGAGAGTTTCCGTTTTGCATTTGATGCGTTGCGCCAAAATAAATTACGCACCATGTTATCGCTTTTGGCTATAACAATCGGTATTTTTACCATTATTGCTGTATTCTCTGCAGTTGATACCTTTCGTGGTAAATTGCAGGCGAGTGTAGATAAGCTTGGCTCAAACACAATTTATATTCAAAAATGGCCCTGGAGCTTTGGCGATAATTACCCTTGGTGGAAATATATGAACCGCCCTCAGCCTTCGTTGCGTGATTTCGAAGCCCTCCGTGAGCGAATTGAAAATGCACAAGGTGTTACCTTCGAAATATCAACTAACGATAGAACGATTAAATACAGAAGTAACTCGGTAGAAGGGATTTCGGTATGGGCAGCATCACACGATTTTAATAAAACCTGGAATTTTGAGCTTCAGGATGGCCGGTATTTTACTGAAAATGAAAGTAAAAATGGCTCGCCTGTTTGTATTTTAGGTTCTGATATTGCTGATGGACTTTTTGATGGCGATGCGCCAGTGGGTAAACAGGTGCAGATTTTAGGAAGAAGATTAACTGTTGTTGGTGTTTTCAAGAAAGAAGGAGAAGATATGTTAGGTACTTCTCTTGATAAAAACGTAAATATTCCAATTGCCTTTGCAAAAGGTGTTTTAGATATTCAAAGTGAGCGTTATGGTCCGCAAATTACCGTTCGCGGTAAAGATAATGTGAGCTTAGAAGAGGTAGAAAGCGAATTGCAAGGTTTAATGCGCTCCATCCATAGAATTAAGCCGGGCCAGGAAGAAGATTTTGCACTAAATAAAACCACCATTATTTCAAATCAATTAGATTCGATGTTTAAAATGGTAAATATTGCTGGTTGGGTAATTGGCGGGTTTTCGATTTTAGTTGGCGGTTTTAGCATTGCCAATATCATGTTTGTTTCGGTAAAAGAACGTACCAATATTATCGGTATCCAAAAATCGTTGGGTGCGAAAAACTACTTTATTTTGCTTCAATTCATATTTGAATCGATTTCGCTTTGTATTTTAGGTGGCTTGCTGGGGCTATTACTGGTCTTTCTGCTCGCTTTGGGCATTGGTGCGGCCACAGATTTCCATATTATACTGGGCTTAAATAATATTGCCTTAGGTATTGGAATATCGATTATTATCGGCACCATCTCTGGTTTTTGGCCAGCCTATTCAGCATCAAGGTTAGATCCGGTTGAAGCGATTAGAAGTTAA
- a CDS encoding pyridoxal phosphate-dependent aminotransferase, whose amino-acid sequence MSTLSKRINSLSESATLKMTKLGRELASKGINIISLSVGEPDFNTPDHVKNAAKKALDENYTRYSPVPGYPDLRQAIVNKLKTENNLDYDISQIVVSTGAKQSLSNVILTLIDPGDEVIIPTPYWVSYSEMVILAEGKSVFIDTDIESDFKITPAQLEAAITPKSKLFMFSSPCNPTGSVYNREELAALVAVFEKYPDIYILSDEIYEHINFVDKHESIAQFDSIKDRVIIVNGFSKAFAMTGWRLGYIAANKEIAAANDKLQGQTTSGTCSIAQRAGIVAYEQGLASVLEMKEAFLRRRELVYNLLNEIPGVKTNLPEGAFYFFPEISAFFGKKDADGNVIKDSSDLALYLLNVGHVATVGGDSFGNNNYIRLSYAASDESLVEALRRIKEALGKLA is encoded by the coding sequence ATGAGCACCTTATCCAAAAGAATCAACAGTTTATCAGAATCTGCAACCCTTAAAATGACCAAACTTGGCCGCGAATTAGCGTCTAAAGGCATTAACATCATTAGTTTAAGTGTTGGCGAACCCGATTTTAATACACCCGATCACGTAAAAAATGCCGCTAAAAAGGCATTAGATGAAAATTATACACGTTATTCGCCGGTACCGGGCTACCCAGACCTGCGCCAGGCGATCGTAAACAAATTAAAAACAGAAAACAACCTGGATTATGATATTTCTCAGATTGTTGTTTCAACCGGTGCAAAACAATCGTTATCGAATGTTATTTTAACTTTAATTGATCCAGGTGATGAAGTAATTATCCCAACACCTTATTGGGTTTCCTATTCAGAAATGGTAATCCTGGCAGAAGGAAAATCTGTTTTTATCGATACGGATATCGAAAGTGATTTCAAAATCACACCTGCGCAATTAGAAGCAGCCATTACCCCAAAATCGAAATTATTTATGTTTTCTTCCCCTTGTAATCCAACAGGTTCGGTTTATAACAGAGAAGAATTAGCAGCGCTGGTTGCCGTTTTCGAAAAATACCCTGATATCTATATCTTATCTGATGAGATTTATGAGCACATTAACTTTGTTGATAAACATGAATCTATTGCTCAATTCGACAGCATTAAAGACCGTGTAATCATTGTTAACGGTTTCTCTAAAGCTTTCGCCATGACGGGCTGGAGATTAGGTTATATCGCCGCTAATAAAGAAATCGCAGCCGCTAACGATAAATTACAAGGGCAAACTACTTCCGGAACCTGTTCTATTGCACAAAGAGCCGGAATTGTTGCTTACGAGCAAGGTTTAGCCAGTGTTTTAGAAATGAAAGAAGCATTTTTACGCCGTAGAGAATTGGTTTACAATTTGTTAAATGAAATTCCTGGTGTAAAAACAAATCTTCCTGAAGGGGCATTTTACTTTTTCCCGGAAATCAGCGCTTTCTTCGGTAAAAAAGATGCTGATGGAAACGTAATTAAAGATTCATCTGATCTGGCTTTATATTTATTAAATGTTGGCCACGTAGCAACAGTTGGTGGCGATTCGTTTGGTAACAACAACTACATCCGTTTATCTTACGCAGCATCTGACGAAAGTTTAGTTGAAGCGTTAAGAAGAATAAAAGAAGCTTTAGGTAAATTAGCCTAA
- a CDS encoding SRPBCC domain-containing protein: protein MKNEAIIVERVYNAPIEKVWKALTDNNEIKQWYFQLENFKPEVGFKFEFSGGPDDGPQYLHLCEITEIVEGRKLAYTWRYDGYPGNSVVSWELFEQGEQTRLKLTHSGVESFAENGPDFAKTSFNGGWTYFVNDALKNYLEPEA from the coding sequence ATGAAAAACGAAGCAATTATTGTAGAACGGGTATATAACGCCCCTATCGAAAAAGTTTGGAAAGCTTTAACCGATAATAATGAAATTAAACAGTGGTATTTTCAATTGGAAAACTTTAAACCAGAAGTGGGTTTTAAATTCGAGTTTTCCGGAGGCCCTGATGATGGACCGCAATATTTACATCTCTGCGAAATAACAGAAATTGTTGAGGGCAGGAAGCTCGCTTACACCTGGCGATACGATGGCTATCCGGGCAATTCTGTTGTTAGCTGGGAGTTATTTGAACAAGGCGAGCAAACCAGATTAAAATTAACACATAGCGGCGTAGAAAGCTTTGCTGAGAACGGCCCTGACTTTGCTAAAACAAGTTTCAATGGTGGCTGGACTTATTTTGTTAACGATGCGCTTAAAAACTATTTAGAACCTGAAGCTTAG